In Devosia sp. 1566, a single genomic region encodes these proteins:
- a CDS encoding Flp family type IVb pilin, producing MNIFARFAQDESGATAIEYGLIAALIAVAIIAAATTLGTDLAALFGRISGRLTTAAPAA from the coding sequence ATGAACATTTTCGCACGTTTCGCACAGGACGAGTCCGGCGCGACGGCTATTGAATACGGCCTGATCGCCGCACTGATCGCCGTGGCAATCATTGCTGCAGCTACCACGCTGGGTACCGATTTGGCCGCGTTATTTGGCAGAATCTCCGGACGCCTGACGACTGCTGCTCCAGCGGCGTAA
- a CDS encoding prepilin peptidase, with the protein MSTLALLFFPFAMAFAASSDLLTMRISNKLVLLLVAGFAPTAFAIGLPLELVAMHIACALAVLVVGFAFFAMRWIGGGDAKLAAATTLWLGVGLTLPYLVYAALLGGALTLAILSLRRLPLTPFLARFEWLERLHDSKSGVPYGVALAMAGLLVYSNSAIFERLAS; encoded by the coding sequence TTGTCCACGCTTGCCCTGCTGTTTTTCCCCTTTGCCATGGCATTTGCGGCTTCGTCCGACCTGTTGACCATGCGCATTTCTAACAAGCTGGTGCTCCTGCTGGTCGCGGGTTTTGCGCCGACGGCGTTCGCCATTGGCCTGCCTCTTGAACTCGTGGCGATGCATATCGCCTGCGCCCTCGCCGTATTGGTGGTCGGCTTTGCCTTCTTTGCAATGCGCTGGATCGGTGGCGGAGACGCCAAGCTGGCGGCAGCGACCACGCTGTGGCTCGGCGTGGGGCTGACGCTGCCTTACCTGGTCTATGCCGCCCTGCTCGGGGGCGCCCTGACCCTTGCGATTCTGTCCCTGCGCCGACTGCCGCTCACGCCATTTCTGGCCCGTTTCGAGTGGCTCGAGCGGCTGCATGACAGCAAGTCAGGGGTGCCCTATGGCGTCGCATTGGCCATGGCGGGTCTCTTGGTTTATTCCAATTCCGCTATATTCGAGCGCCTCGCATCCTGA
- the cpaB gene encoding Flp pilus assembly protein CpaB has protein sequence MRPARLILLLVALIAGGLAAFLVMRGGEQPGPQVVTQAAPAETKTQILVAAAPIGVGERLSSAAVQWQDWPESAIRPEYVTISAMPQAPEELTGAVARFEFFPGEPIRQEKLVTTGQGYLSAVLASGKRGVSVPVAPATAAGGFIVPNDHVDVLLTRSTEMGQVSEVVLPNVRVLAIGTRLGEVGATGAGTQSDPAQSGSGSGTQGQAFENATIATLELDPSQAETLVNSTGQGELSLTLRSMADFNEAATSVGSSQTVRLIRFGREQSVMSGNTQAQPSVAVPESTQPNAALPAVVPASVSQPEPAASAPPAVVLQ, from the coding sequence ATGAGGCCGGCGCGTCTGATTCTGTTGCTGGTAGCGTTGATCGCCGGTGGTCTTGCAGCATTCCTGGTCATGCGGGGCGGCGAACAGCCCGGCCCCCAGGTGGTTACCCAGGCAGCGCCGGCTGAAACCAAAACGCAAATCCTGGTGGCGGCCGCTCCCATCGGTGTCGGCGAGCGCTTGTCCAGCGCGGCCGTGCAATGGCAGGACTGGCCCGAAAGCGCCATCCGGCCCGAATACGTCACCATTTCCGCCATGCCGCAGGCGCCCGAAGAGCTGACCGGCGCCGTCGCGCGGTTCGAGTTCTTCCCGGGTGAACCCATCCGCCAGGAAAAGTTGGTCACCACGGGGCAGGGCTATCTCTCGGCCGTTCTGGCATCCGGCAAGCGCGGCGTGTCGGTGCCGGTCGCACCCGCCACTGCCGCGGGGGGCTTCATTGTGCCCAATGACCATGTCGATGTGCTCCTGACCCGCTCCACCGAAATGGGGCAGGTCTCCGAAGTGGTGCTGCCCAATGTGCGCGTTCTCGCCATCGGCACCCGGCTGGGCGAAGTGGGCGCCACCGGCGCCGGCACCCAGAGCGATCCGGCCCAATCCGGCTCGGGATCGGGCACCCAGGGCCAGGCCTTCGAGAACGCCACCATCGCCACGCTCGAGCTTGATCCTTCCCAGGCCGAAACCCTCGTCAATTCCACCGGTCAGGGCGAGTTGTCGCTGACCTTGCGCTCGATGGCCGATTTCAACGAAGCCGCGACTTCGGTGGGCAGCAGCCAAACCGTGCGCTTGATCCGCTTCGGCCGCGAGCAAAGCGTGATGTCGGGCAACACTCAGGCGCAGCCCAGCGTCGCTGTTCCGGAATCCACTCAGCCCAATGCGGCTCTGCCGGCTGTTGTGCCGGCCTCCGTCAGCCAACCAGAGCCCGCAGCCTCCGCGCCCCCCGCGGTCGTGCTCCAGTAA
- a CDS encoding type II and III secretion system protein family protein, translating to MISPAARFSRSALHRCLLPTLCAALLIPSAATAPVQAQDAQLSISAAAYGAVRSTTVALNKSLIVDLPAGVAEVIVSQPTVAAAIMRTRTRAIVQGIGGGDTNIFFLDDQGRTISVLDIKVLEEPSQVGNALEGALARVIPGSNIQVESVTLGQLGEEVNRVVLTGTVQSAEDRDRALEVAIQFAGDPKNVANIIDVAGAQQVMLQVTVSEINRNTAKELGINLAGTAVIGGVNLGFNNTTAGTNFTTNGATGNFPIANVNIDAEIRALETRGALRILAQPTLTAISGQTANFLAGGELPYYDLDDDGRRITNYKPYGVELDFTPIVKSNGQIGLKVETSVSEPQTDGSLSKRGASTSIELPAGTTLAIGGLLQERVSQGINQMPGLGNIPILGALFRSRQYQSQETELVILVTPYLVQPTHGTIAVPTDFSEPASDAEAVFLGKMEKMYGVGGRAEMRGGFSGSVGFMLD from the coding sequence ATGATCAGCCCCGCCGCCCGTTTTTCCCGCTCTGCCCTTCACCGTTGCCTCTTGCCTACGCTTTGCGCGGCGCTGCTGATCCCCTCGGCCGCAACCGCCCCGGTGCAGGCGCAGGACGCTCAACTCAGCATCTCTGCAGCGGCTTATGGCGCGGTTCGCTCCACCACCGTCGCTCTCAACAAATCGCTGATCGTCGATCTGCCAGCTGGCGTCGCCGAAGTAATCGTCTCCCAGCCTACAGTGGCTGCGGCGATCATGCGCACCCGGACCCGCGCCATCGTTCAGGGCATTGGCGGCGGCGATACCAATATCTTCTTTCTTGATGACCAGGGCCGCACCATCAGCGTGCTCGACATCAAGGTGCTCGAAGAACCCTCCCAGGTCGGCAACGCCCTGGAAGGCGCCCTGGCTCGCGTCATCCCAGGCTCCAATATCCAGGTTGAGTCCGTTACCCTCGGCCAACTCGGCGAAGAGGTCAATCGCGTCGTGCTGACCGGCACGGTGCAATCCGCCGAGGACCGAGATCGTGCCTTGGAAGTGGCAATTCAGTTCGCTGGTGATCCCAAGAACGTCGCCAACATCATCGATGTGGCGGGCGCCCAGCAGGTCATGCTGCAGGTCACCGTGTCCGAGATCAACCGCAACACCGCCAAGGAATTGGGGATCAATCTGGCCGGCACGGCGGTGATTGGCGGGGTCAATCTTGGCTTCAACAACACCACTGCTGGCACCAATTTCACCACCAATGGTGCGACAGGCAACTTCCCCATCGCCAATGTGAATATCGATGCCGAAATCCGTGCCCTTGAAACCCGCGGTGCCTTGCGGATTCTGGCTCAGCCAACCTTGACCGCTATATCGGGCCAAACTGCCAATTTCCTCGCCGGTGGCGAACTGCCCTATTACGATCTCGACGATGACGGCCGCCGCATCACCAACTACAAGCCCTACGGCGTCGAGCTTGATTTCACCCCCATTGTTAAGTCCAACGGTCAGATTGGCCTCAAGGTCGAAACCAGCGTGTCCGAGCCGCAGACCGACGGCTCGCTGAGCAAGCGTGGCGCCTCGACTTCCATCGAACTGCCAGCCGGCACGACGCTCGCGATCGGCGGGCTACTGCAGGAGCGGGTCAGCCAGGGCATCAACCAGATGCCCGGTTTGGGAAATATCCCGATCCTCGGTGCGCTGTTCCGCTCGCGTCAGTACCAAAGCCAGGAAACCGAACTCGTGATCCTGGTCACGCCATACCTGGTGCAGCCCACCCACGGCACCATTGCCGTGCCCACCGATTTCAGCGAACCGGCCAGCGATGCCGAGGCGGTTTTCCTGGGCAAGATGGAAAAAATGTATGGCGTCGGCGGTCGCGCCGAAATGCGGGGCGGCTTCAGCGGCTCGGTCGGCTTCATGCTCGATTGA
- a CDS encoding AAA family ATPase produces the protein MSFLTPEPRKIEEGAAEIASGARLIPRITIQAFCENSQTAQLVESAIHDRRMSKVALTTHNGGLDGAVETYKSNPTPNLVIIETTLQPAEISRELERLAEVCDASTRLVVLGHVNDVMLYRELIRSGVSEYIVLPATSQTIVGAITELFASDGAAPIGRTVGFVSAKGGAGGSTIAHNVAWMVSQTLRQDSLIVDMDLAFGTAGLNFNQDPPHGLADALLANQKVDQTMLDRLMSKAANHINLLTAPVTLDQTYDFEEREFEGIIEMCQASMPVVVLDIPHSWSAWVRHTLATIDEVVIVAEPDLANLRNAKNLSDTIKALRPTESAPSLVLNKVGLPRRPEISASEFANSIECQLLGQVPFDAALFGTAANNGQMIAEVSANNKINEVFRAVGLHVTGRQAPGGAGKSSGLKMPSFLKKRA, from the coding sequence ATGAGTTTTCTGACCCCCGAGCCCCGCAAGATCGAAGAAGGTGCGGCCGAGATCGCCTCGGGCGCTCGCCTCATTCCGCGCATCACCATCCAGGCCTTTTGCGAAAACAGCCAGACCGCCCAGCTGGTGGAAAGCGCCATCCACGACCGGCGCATGTCTAAGGTGGCCCTCACCACTCACAATGGTGGGCTCGATGGGGCAGTGGAAACCTATAAATCCAACCCTACGCCCAATCTGGTCATCATCGAAACCACCCTCCAGCCCGCCGAGATTTCGCGCGAACTGGAGCGTCTGGCCGAAGTATGCGATGCCTCCACCCGGCTAGTCGTTCTGGGCCATGTCAATGACGTGATGCTTTATCGCGAGCTGATCCGCTCCGGCGTATCGGAATATATCGTCCTGCCCGCCACCTCCCAGACCATTGTCGGCGCCATCACCGAACTCTTTGCCTCCGATGGCGCCGCCCCGATCGGGCGCACTGTGGGCTTTGTGTCGGCCAAGGGTGGCGCCGGCGGCTCTACCATCGCCCATAACGTCGCATGGATGGTGTCCCAGACGCTGCGCCAAGATTCCTTGATCGTTGACATGGACCTGGCCTTTGGCACGGCCGGGCTCAACTTCAACCAGGATCCGCCCCATGGGCTCGCCGATGCGCTGCTGGCCAACCAGAAGGTCGACCAGACCATGCTGGATCGCCTGATGAGCAAGGCGGCCAACCACATCAACCTGCTGACCGCGCCGGTCACCCTCGACCAGACCTATGATTTCGAGGAACGCGAGTTCGAAGGCATCATCGAGATGTGCCAGGCGTCCATGCCGGTGGTGGTGCTCGATATTCCCCATAGCTGGAGCGCCTGGGTGCGCCACACCCTCGCAACCATCGACGAGGTGGTGATCGTCGCCGAGCCCGATCTTGCCAATCTGCGCAACGCTAAAAACCTGTCCGACACCATCAAGGCGCTGCGCCCCACCGAAAGTGCCCCGAGCCTTGTGCTTAACAAGGTCGGCCTGCCGCGCCGGCCCGAGATCAGCGCCAGTGAATTTGCCAATTCCATCGAATGCCAGCTACTGGGCCAAGTGCCGTTTGATGCGGCTCTCTTCGGCACGGCCGCCAATAATGGGCAGATGATCGCCGAGGTCTCGGCCAACAACAAGATCAACGAAGTGTTCCGCGCCGTCGGCCTGCACGTCACTGGCCGGCAGGCACCGGGCGGGGCGGGCAAGTCCTCCGGCCTCAAAATGCCTTCATTCCTGAAAAAGCGAGCCTGA
- a CDS encoding CpaF family protein yields the protein MFGKRTSFGGNTPGVNVAPPARPPERAPVRADPVRRASDEAAAMRLRGEEVVDVRTPVDAQRDKEYFATKSAIFNALIDSIDLSQLATMDQDAAREEIRDIVAEIIALKSIIMSISEQEDLLEDICNDVLGYGPLEPLLARDDIADIMVNGSQKCYIEVGGRVRLTNVRFRDDAHLMNVCQRIVSQVGRRVDESSPICDARLPDGSRVNVIAPPLAIDGAALTIRKFKKDKLTLQQLVKYGSISPEGAEVLRILGRVRANVLISGGTGSGKTTLLNCLTAFIEKDERVITCEDSAELQLQQPHVVRLETRPPNLEGEGEITMRDLIKNCLRMRPERIIVGEVRGPESFDLLQAMNTGHDGSMGTLHANSPREALSRLESMITMGGYSLPSRTIREMIVSSIDVVVQAARLRDGSRRITHISEVLGMEGDVIVTQDIFLYDIMGEDQNGMLLGRHRSTGITKPQFSERARYFNEEANLIEALENANVEQNELLGA from the coding sequence ATGTTTGGTAAGCGTACATCCTTTGGCGGCAATACTCCCGGCGTCAATGTAGCCCCGCCGGCGCGGCCGCCCGAGCGTGCGCCCGTCCGTGCCGATCCGGTGCGCCGGGCCAGCGACGAGGCTGCCGCAATGCGCCTGCGCGGTGAGGAGGTGGTTGATGTGCGCACCCCGGTCGATGCGCAGCGCGACAAGGAATATTTCGCCACCAAGTCGGCCATCTTCAACGCCCTGATCGATTCCATCGACCTGTCGCAGCTGGCCACCATGGACCAGGACGCGGCGCGAGAGGAAATTCGCGACATCGTCGCCGAGATCATCGCGCTCAAATCCATCATCATGTCGATCTCCGAGCAGGAAGACCTGCTCGAGGATATCTGCAACGACGTGTTGGGCTATGGCCCGCTCGAGCCCTTGCTGGCGCGCGACGACATCGCCGACATCATGGTGAACGGCTCCCAGAAATGCTATATCGAAGTGGGCGGCCGGGTGCGGCTCACCAATGTGCGCTTTCGCGACGACGCCCATCTGATGAATGTGTGCCAGCGCATCGTGAGCCAGGTCGGCCGGCGCGTTGATGAAAGCTCCCCCATCTGCGACGCCCGCTTGCCCGATGGCTCGCGCGTCAACGTCATTGCGCCCCCGCTCGCCATCGACGGGGCTGCGCTCACCATCCGTAAGTTCAAAAAGGACAAGCTGACCCTTCAGCAGCTGGTCAAATATGGCTCGATCTCACCCGAAGGCGCCGAAGTGCTGCGCATCCTGGGCCGCGTGCGCGCCAATGTGCTGATCTCGGGCGGTACCGGCTCGGGCAAGACCACTCTCCTCAATTGCCTCACCGCCTTCATCGAAAAGGACGAGCGGGTCATCACCTGCGAGGACTCCGCCGAACTGCAGCTGCAGCAGCCCCATGTGGTGCGCCTTGAAACCCGCCCGCCCAATCTGGAGGGGGAAGGGGAGATCACCATGCGCGATCTCATCAAGAACTGCCTGCGTATGCGCCCCGAACGCATCATCGTGGGCGAAGTGCGTGGCCCCGAAAGCTTCGACCTGCTCCAGGCCATGAACACCGGCCATGACGGCTCCATGGGCACGCTGCACGCCAACAGCCCTCGGGAAGCGCTGTCGCGTCTTGAATCCATGATCACCATGGGCGGCTATTCGCTGCCCAGCCGCACCATCCGCGAAATGATCGTGTCGTCCATCGACGTGGTCGTGCAGGCCGCGCGCCTGCGCGATGGTTCGCGCCGCATCACCCATATTTCCGAAGTGCTGGGGATGGAAGGCGATGTGATCGTGACCCAGGACATCTTCCTTTACGACATCATGGGCGAAGACCAGAACGGCATGCTGCTGGGGCGCCATCGCTCCACCGGCATCACCAAGCCCCAGTTCAGCGAGCGCGCCCGCTATTTCAACGAAGAAGCCAATCTGATCGAGGCGCTGGAAAACGCCAATGTCGAGCAGAACGAGCTGTTGGGGGCATAG
- a CDS encoding type II secretion system F family protein: MNALLLALLAMVAVGAAGFALVPSALGSSRRAAKRRAAFKVDRGTRLATDSARVRDQRRKSVQDALKSQTDALNAKKRVHLPQLLFQAGMTIKPATFIRNSIIAGVIIFLLLVLVQVPFYFAAIFAVAGAYLGPRMYVSRKRRKYQDKFLDELPNAVEAIVRGVKTGLPLNDSIRVVAKDAKEPVKSEFQRVLDQQSFGMSMTDAVQVLLERVPLAEVNFFVVVISVQQQAGGNLSEALGNLARVLRNRKKMKQKVKAMSSEAKASAGIIGSLPFVVATLVSVVSPAYLAPLFTTPLGNMWLGVAFVMLSFGVFVMNRMIQFDF; encoded by the coding sequence GTGAACGCGCTCCTGCTTGCTCTTCTGGCTATGGTCGCGGTCGGCGCCGCCGGCTTTGCCTTGGTGCCTTCGGCCCTCGGCAGCAGCCGCAGGGCCGCCAAGCGCCGCGCCGCATTCAAGGTCGACCGGGGTACGCGCCTTGCGACCGACAGCGCCCGCGTGCGGGACCAGCGCCGCAAAAGCGTGCAGGACGCGCTCAAGAGCCAGACCGATGCCCTCAACGCCAAAAAGCGCGTGCACCTGCCGCAGCTGCTGTTCCAGGCCGGGATGACCATCAAGCCAGCGACCTTTATCCGCAACAGCATCATCGCCGGCGTGATCATCTTCCTGCTGCTGGTTCTGGTGCAGGTGCCGTTTTATTTCGCCGCGATCTTTGCCGTGGCGGGCGCTTATCTGGGCCCGCGCATGTATGTCAGCCGCAAGCGGCGCAAATACCAGGACAAGTTCCTCGACGAACTGCCCAACGCGGTGGAAGCCATTGTGCGTGGCGTCAAAACCGGCCTGCCGCTCAACGATTCCATCCGCGTCGTCGCCAAGGACGCCAAGGAGCCGGTGAAGTCCGAATTCCAGCGCGTGCTCGACCAGCAAAGCTTTGGCATGTCGATGACCGATGCGGTGCAGGTGCTGCTCGAGCGCGTACCCCTGGCCGAGGTCAACTTCTTTGTGGTGGTGATCAGCGTCCAGCAACAGGCGGGCGGCAATCTGAGCGAAGCGCTGGGGAACCTCGCCCGCGTTTTGCGCAACCGCAAGAAGATGAAGCAAAAGGTCAAGGCGATGTCGTCCGAAGCCAAGGCTTCGGCGGGGATCATCGGCTCGCTCCCCTTCGTCGTGGCCACGCTGGTCAGCGTCGTGTCGCCCGCTTATCTGGCGCCGCTTTTCACCACGCCGCTCGGCAATATGTGGCTGGGCGTCGCCTTTGTGATGCTCTCATTCGGCGTCTTCGTGATGAACCGGATGATCCAGTTCGATTTCTAA
- a CDS encoding type II secretion system F family protein, with protein sequence MNIVELLTQREFLIAVLAAVSAAAVVFTFGSSLIVKTEMKTRIKRVALERDKMRAEEMARLRGSALGSDGRSSIRRNAETKTYMKKVVERFDLKKAFQDDATVDKLAMGGYRGQGHLTTHLFMRFATPIGIFVLVGFYFFVMAPSPERPVYLSLLYSIGAGLAGSYLPKLLLQNAISKRQASIRKAWPDCLDLLLLCVEAGMSMEHAFKRVAKEIGQQSVELAEELTLTTAELSFLEDRGRAYENLGRRTGLDNVRSVMTALIQADRYGTSVGQALRVMAEEGRESRMSEAEKKAASLPPKLTVPLILFFLPVLFVVILAPAMIKVFATPMNTGM encoded by the coding sequence GTGAACATTGTCGAGCTTTTGACCCAGCGCGAATTCCTGATTGCCGTGCTGGCCGCGGTTTCCGCGGCTGCCGTGGTGTTCACCTTTGGCTCGAGCCTGATCGTCAAGACGGAGATGAAGACCCGCATCAAGCGCGTGGCGCTGGAACGCGACAAGATGCGCGCCGAGGAGATGGCGCGGCTGCGCGGCAGCGCGCTGGGAAGCGATGGCCGCTCCTCCATTCGCCGCAATGCCGAAACCAAAACCTATATGAAAAAGGTGGTGGAGCGGTTCGACCTCAAAAAAGCGTTCCAGGACGATGCCACCGTCGACAAGCTCGCCATGGGCGGTTATCGCGGGCAGGGGCACCTGACCACCCATTTGTTCATGCGCTTTGCCACGCCGATCGGCATTTTCGTGCTGGTGGGTTTTTACTTCTTTGTCATGGCCCCCTCGCCCGAACGGCCGGTTTATCTCAGCCTGCTTTACAGCATCGGCGCGGGGCTGGCGGGCTCCTACCTGCCCAAGCTGCTGCTGCAGAACGCCATCTCCAAGCGCCAGGCCTCCATCCGCAAGGCCTGGCCCGATTGCCTCGATCTGCTGCTGCTGTGCGTGGAAGCGGGCATGTCGATGGAACATGCCTTCAAGCGCGTGGCCAAGGAAATCGGCCAGCAAAGCGTCGAGCTTGCTGAAGAGCTGACCCTCACCACCGCTGAATTGTCGTTTCTCGAAGATCGCGGCCGCGCCTATGAAAATCTGGGGCGCCGCACCGGGCTCGACAATGTGCGTTCGGTGATGACCGCGCTGATCCAGGCTGATCGCTACGGCACCTCGGTGGGCCAGGCCCTGCGCGTCATGGCCGAGGAAGGCCGCGAATCGCGCATGTCGGAAGCCGAGAAAAAGGCGGCATCGCTGCCCCCCAAGCTCACCGTGCCGCTGATCCTGTTTTTCCTGCCCGTGCTGTTCGTCGTCATCCTGGCCCCTGCCATGATCAAGGTCTTTGCCACCCCAATGAATACGGGGATGTAA
- a CDS encoding tetratricopeptide repeat protein, with translation MLALPCLPPLLRCAVLAGMTTLLLAGCASNRSLTGVETPAVQSQQGLGELTERYKRQPKDKNLIIQYAAALRDAGQSGQAVAVLEAGMTHHPTDTEITIAYAKALTADGRFTQSLAVIDKAIRPDAPDWNALLVKGATLDQLGRNEEARRLYTQALALAPGEAPIEANLGLSYAMTNELPRAEQHLRRAVTMRGANTRVRQNLALVVGLQGRFDEARALYAAELPPEQVESNMTYVRSLLTQQNRWEQVDQG, from the coding sequence GTGCTTGCCCTGCCCTGCCTACCCCCATTGCTGCGCTGTGCCGTGTTGGCGGGGATGACGACACTGCTGCTGGCCGGTTGTGCGTCGAACCGATCGCTGACGGGAGTGGAAACGCCCGCAGTGCAGAGTCAGCAGGGCCTGGGCGAACTGACCGAGCGCTACAAGCGCCAGCCCAAGGACAAGAACCTCATCATCCAATATGCCGCCGCGCTGCGCGATGCGGGCCAAAGCGGGCAGGCCGTGGCCGTGCTGGAAGCGGGGATGACGCATCACCCCACCGATACCGAAATCACCATCGCCTATGCCAAGGCGCTGACGGCCGATGGGCGCTTTACCCAGTCGCTGGCAGTGATCGACAAGGCCATCCGCCCGGATGCGCCGGACTGGAATGCACTACTGGTCAAGGGCGCAACGCTGGACCAGCTGGGACGCAATGAGGAGGCGCGCCGGCTTTATACGCAAGCCCTGGCCCTGGCCCCCGGGGAAGCCCCGATCGAGGCCAATCTGGGCCTGTCCTATGCCATGACCAATGAACTGCCCCGGGCCGAGCAGCACCTGCGCCGCGCCGTAACCATGCGCGGTGCCAATACCCGCGTGCGGCAGAACCTGGCGCTGGTTGTGGGCCTGCAGGGCCGGTTCGACGAAGCGCGTGCGCTTTATGCCGCCGAATTGCCGCCCGAGCAGGTGGAAAGCAACATGACCTATGTGCGCTCGCTGCTGACCCAGCAGAACCGCTGGGAACAGGTCGATCAGGGCTGA